The following coding sequences are from one Triticum aestivum cultivar Chinese Spring chromosome 5A, IWGSC CS RefSeq v2.1, whole genome shotgun sequence window:
- the LOC123106624 gene encoding transcription factor bHLH139 translates to MEAGGLISEAGWTMFDFPPQGEESDIIAQLLGTFPSHGEDAQQDLPWYQASHPSFYDTDLNTSACSDSNDGSFAVPSECMGYYLGDSSETLGISSCTAPQDLNLVQEQGAIEYLNMIPTISHDLFGNGESSCEVLNSVSATNKRKHSVEEEIEGQARGRKCARKAAPKRAKNAKQTEASCCTSDNDSNASQESADAGVTPKGKARAGRGAATDPQSLYARKRRERINERLKTLQTLVPNGTKVDMSTMLEEAVQYVKFLQLQIKVLSSDEMWMYAPIAYNGMNIGLDLNM, encoded by the exons ATGGAGGCTGGAGGCCTGATTTCGGAGGCTGGCTGGACCATGTTTGACTTCCCGCCGCAGGGCGAGGAGTCCGATATCATAGCGCAGCTGCTTGGCACCTTCCCCTCCCATGGCGAGGATGCCCAGCAGGATCTGCCTTGGTACCAGGCTTCCCATCCATCCTTCTATGACACTGATCTTAATACaagtgcatgtagtgatagcaatgatGGTAGCTTTGCTGTTCCATCCGAGTGTATGGGCTACTATTTGGGTGATTCAAGTGAGACCCTGGGCATCAGCTCCTGCACTGCACCACAGGACCTGAACTTGGTCCAGGAGCAAGGTGCTATCGAGTATCTGAATATGATTCCAACCATTTCCCATGATTTGTTCGGGAACGGCGAGTCAAGCTGCGAGGTTCTCAACTCGGTCAGTGCTACTAACAAGAGAAAGCACTCGGTGGAAGAAGAAATCGAGGGCCAAGCAAGA GGTCGGAAATGCGCAAGGAAGGCTGCACCGAAGCGAGCAAAGAATGCCAAGCAAACCGAAGCGAGCTGCTGCACCTCTGACAATGACTCGAATGCTTCTCAAGAGTCTGCGGATGCTGGTGTTACTCCAAAAGGCAAGGCCCGGGCTGGACGCGGGGCGGCAACCGATCCCCAGAGCCTCTATGCAAGG AAAAGGAGGGAAAGGATCAACGAGAGGCTGAAGACACTGCAGACCCTTGTGCCCAATGGAACCAAA GTAGATATGAGCACCATGCTTGAAGAGGCAGTCCAGTATGTCAAATTCCTGCAACTTCAGATCAAG GTCCTCAGCTCTGATGAAATGTGGATGTACGCGCCGATTGCGTACAACGGGATGAACATTGGACTTGATCTGAACATGTAG